A single genomic interval of Nomascus leucogenys isolate Asia chromosome 3, Asia_NLE_v1, whole genome shotgun sequence harbors:
- the PSTK gene encoding L-seryl-tRNA(Sec) kinase isoform X1 codes for MKTAEKTRGAGSDGPRKRGLCVLCGLPAAGKSTFARALAHRLRQEQGWAVGVVAYDDVIPDAFLAGARARPAPSQWKLFRQELLKYLEYFLMAVINGCQMSVPPNRTEAMWEDFITCLKDQDLIFSAAFEAQPCYLLTKTAVSRPLFLVLDDNFYYQSMRYEVYQLARKYSLGFCQLFLDCPLETCLQRNGQRPQALPPETIHLMGRKLEKPNPEKNAWEHNSLTIPSPACASEASLEVTDLLLTALENPVKDAEDNMEQKDTDRIICSTNILHKTDQTLRRIVSQTMKEAKDEQVLPHNLKRLAEELNQLKAEFLEDLKQGNKKYLCFQQTIDISDVISFFHYEKDNIVRKYFSKQH; via the exons ATGAAGACCGCCGAGAAAACCAGAGGAGCCGGCAGCGACGGGCCGCGCAAACGAGGCCTCTGCGTCCTCTGCGGCCTCCCCGCGGCAGGAAAATCGACTTTCGCGCGCGCCCTCGCCCACCGGCTGCGGCAGGAGCAGGGTTGGGCCGTCGGTGTCGTCGCGTATGATGACGTCATACCCGACGCGTTTCTCGCCGGGGCAAGAGCGCGACCGGCG CCATCCCAGTGGAAATTGTTTCGACAGGAACTGTTGAAGTACCTGGAATACTTCTTGATGGCTGTAATTAATGGGTGTCAGATGTCTGTCCCACCCAACAGGACTGAAGCCATGTGGGAAGATTTTATAACCTGCTTAAAGGATCAAGATCTGATATTTTCTGCAGCATTTGAGGCCCAGCCTTGCTACCTCTTAACAAAAACTGCTGTTTCTAGacctttgtttttggttttggatgACAATTTTTATTATCAGAGTATGAGATATGAAGTCTACCAGCTGGCTCGGAAat ATTCGTTGGGCTTTTGCCAGCTCTTTTTAGATTGTCCTCTTGAGACCTGTTTACAGAGGAATGGCCAGAGGCCACAGGCACTGCCTCCTGAGACCATCCACCTGATGGGAAGAAAGCTAGAAAAGCCCAACCCTGAGAAAAATGCTTGGGAACACAACAGCCTCACAATTCCGAGTCCAGCATGTGCTTCGGAGGCCAG CCTGGAGGTGACTGATTTATTGCTCACTGCTTTGGAAAATCCAGTAAAAGATGCTGAGGACAATATGGAACAAAAG GACACAGACAGAATTATTTGTTCAACTAACATTCTTCATAAAACTGATCAGACACTCCGAAGGATTGTATCTCAGACAATGAAGGAAGCAAAAG ATGAACAAGTGCTTCCTCACAACTTGAAGCGTCTAGCAGAAGAACTTAACCAGCTCAAAGCAGAGTTTTTGGAAGACctaaaacaaggaaacaaaaaatatctgTGCTTTCAGCAAACCATTGACATATcagatgtcatttctttttttcattatgagAAAGATAATATTGTACGGAAGTATTTTTCAAAGCAGCATTAA
- the PSTK gene encoding L-seryl-tRNA(Sec) kinase isoform X2, which yields MKTAEKTRGAGSDGPRKRGLCVLCGLPAAGKSTFARALAHRLRQEQGWAVGVVAYDDVIPDAFLAGARARPAPSQWKLFRQELLKYLEYFLMAVINGCQMSVPPNRTEAMWEDFITCLKDQDLIFSAAFEAQPCYLLTKTAVSRPLFLVLDDNFYYQSMRYEVYQLARKYSLGFCQLFLDCPLETCLQRNGQRPQALPPETIHLMGRKLEKPNPEKNAWEHNSLTIPSPACASEASLEVTDLLLTALENPVKDAEDNMEQKDTDRIICSTNILHKTDQTLRRIVSQTMKEAKGNQEGFSEMTFKQRWIRANHAAIWRIILGNEHIKCRSPEVGWSVAESRRGH from the exons ATGAAGACCGCCGAGAAAACCAGAGGAGCCGGCAGCGACGGGCCGCGCAAACGAGGCCTCTGCGTCCTCTGCGGCCTCCCCGCGGCAGGAAAATCGACTTTCGCGCGCGCCCTCGCCCACCGGCTGCGGCAGGAGCAGGGTTGGGCCGTCGGTGTCGTCGCGTATGATGACGTCATACCCGACGCGTTTCTCGCCGGGGCAAGAGCGCGACCGGCG CCATCCCAGTGGAAATTGTTTCGACAGGAACTGTTGAAGTACCTGGAATACTTCTTGATGGCTGTAATTAATGGGTGTCAGATGTCTGTCCCACCCAACAGGACTGAAGCCATGTGGGAAGATTTTATAACCTGCTTAAAGGATCAAGATCTGATATTTTCTGCAGCATTTGAGGCCCAGCCTTGCTACCTCTTAACAAAAACTGCTGTTTCTAGacctttgtttttggttttggatgACAATTTTTATTATCAGAGTATGAGATATGAAGTCTACCAGCTGGCTCGGAAat ATTCGTTGGGCTTTTGCCAGCTCTTTTTAGATTGTCCTCTTGAGACCTGTTTACAGAGGAATGGCCAGAGGCCACAGGCACTGCCTCCTGAGACCATCCACCTGATGGGAAGAAAGCTAGAAAAGCCCAACCCTGAGAAAAATGCTTGGGAACACAACAGCCTCACAATTCCGAGTCCAGCATGTGCTTCGGAGGCCAG CCTGGAGGTGACTGATTTATTGCTCACTGCTTTGGAAAATCCAGTAAAAGATGCTGAGGACAATATGGAACAAAAG GACACAGACAGAATTATTTGTTCAACTAACATTCTTCATAAAACTGATCAGACACTCCGAAGGATTGTATCTCAGACAATGAAGGAAGCAAAAG gtaatcaggaaggcttctcagagaTGACATTTAAGCAAAGATGGATAAGAGCGAACCATGCAGCTATCTGGAGGATCATTCTAGGCAATGAACACATCAAGTGCAGAAGCCCAGAGGTTGGTTGGAGTGTTGCAGAATCAAGAAGAGGCCACTGA